Proteins from one Nomia melanderi isolate GNS246 chromosome 3, iyNomMela1, whole genome shotgun sequence genomic window:
- the LOC143174386 gene encoding ATP-dependent RNA helicase DHX30-like isoform X2 codes for MWLNQTGNVKNLIPKLYTQTEIQSLLDHFKIDLDSKFNNEIKFMLETYYHEIEPIITESPSMGIDEIDLEAKQTPFMNSSEDHEFRNRRLYWELEDRKDSKKNLPIEQYKSHILNAIENNQVVIIKVDTGCGKSTQIPQFIMDLYTAKLESHECNILISQPRRVSAVSLAQRVASERKERLGYVVGYHIRFESVLPQSSGSILFCTTGIALRRLQRNAILENLSHIIIDEAHERTLEIDVLLGIVKQLLNDKPSLKLIIMSATINVDILQKYFSCDVIEIPGQVYPVKTHFLEDIKIFKQHNLRKMLKERETPLDDTAELIRWIIENKPLGGILCFLPVHSKLTNLEQQAVFKTLPHGSQKIILATDIAENSITIPDVKYVVDTVRKRNLIWDERTSIYNISTHWVTRANINQRKGRAGRVSSGESYHLITEDMYHQLPSFPEPEIRRLSLNELIVTSKRFSNENV; via the exons ATGTGGCTGAACCAAACtggaaacgttaaaaatttaatacctAAACTTTATACGCAAACAGAAATTCAATCATTATTGGATCATTTTAAAATAGACCTTGATTCAAAGTTtaacaatgaaatcaaatttatGTTGGAGACATATTATCAT gAAATAGAGCCTATTATAACAGAATCGCCTAGTATGGGCATTGATGAAATTGATTTGGAAGCAAAACAAACACCATTTATGAACTCAAGTGAAGATCACGAGTTTCGTAATCGTAGATTATATTGGGAACTTGAAGACAGAAAAGATTCAAAGAAGAATCTTCCGATTGAGCAATATAA ATCACATATACTTAACGCTATAGAGAATAATCAAGTCGTCATAATCAAAGTTGATACTGGCTGTGGTAAAAGTACTCAAATACCACaatttataatggatttataCACAGCAAAACTTGAATCGCACGAATGTAACATACTCATATCGCAACCGCGAAGAGTCTCAGCTGTATCTTTAGCCCAACGTGTTGCTTCTGAGAGGAAAGAACGTCTTGGCTATGTGGTAGGGTACCATATACGATTTGAGTCTGTACTTCCACAATCGAGTGGTTCAATCTTGTTTTGTACAACTGGTATAGCTTTACGAAGATTACAACGTAAtgcaattttagaaaatttatcgCATATAATTATAGATGAAGCTCATGAAAGAACACTAGAAATTGATGTTCTGCTTGGCATAGTGAAACAATTATTGAATGATAAACCATCTCTGAAACTTATAATTATGTCAGCAACTATAAACGTAGACATATTACAGAAATACTTTTCCTGTGATGTAATTGAGATACCTGGACAGGTATATCCAGTAAAAACACATTTTTTAGAGGATATTAAGATCTTTAAACAGCATAATCTCAGAAAAATGTTGAAGGAAAGAGAAACTCCTCTTGACGATACAGCAGAATTAATACGTTGGATTATCGAAAATAAACCACTTGGTGGTATTTTGTGTTTTCTACCAG TTCACTCAAAATTAACGAATCTGGAACAACAGGCAGTTTTTAAAACTCTTCCCCACGGTTCTCAAAAAATCATTTTGGCCACAGATATCGCTGAGAACAGTATTACTATTCCAGATGTTAAGTATGTTGTTGATACTGTCCGtaagagaaatttaatttggGATGAACGTacatctatatataatatatccacTCATTGGGTAACACGTGCAAATATTAATCAAAG AAAAGGAAGAGCTGGTCGCGTTTCATCTGGTGAAAGTTATCACTTGATAACAGAAGATATGTATCATCAACTACCATCATTTCCAGAGCCCGAAATACGCAGACTAtcgttaaatgaattaattgttACTAGTAAAAGATTCAGTAATGAAAATGTATGA
- the LOC143174386 gene encoding ATP-dependent RNA helicase DHX30-like isoform X5 — protein MGIDEIDLEAKQTPFMNSSEDHEFRNRRLYWELEDRKDSKKNLPIEQYKSHILNAIENNQVVIIKVDTGCGKSTQIPQFIMDLYTAKLESHECNILISQPRRVSAVSLAQRVASERKERLGYVVGYHIRFESVLPQSSGSILFCTTGIALRRLQRNAILENLSHIIIDEAHERTLEIDVLLGIVKQLLNDKPSLKLIIMSATINVDILQKYFSCDVIEIPGQVYPVKTHFLEDIKIFKQHNLRKMLKERETPLDDTAELIRWIIENKPLGGILCFLPGWSEIQMLRKTLQYLQNYNVHIIPVHSKLTNLEQQAVFKTLPHGSQKIILATDIAENSITIPDVKYVVDTVRKRNLIWDERTSIYNISTHWVTRANINQRKGRAGRVSSGESYHLITEDMYHQLPSFPEPEIRRLSLNELIVTSKRFSNENV, from the exons ATGGGCATTGATGAAATTGATTTGGAAGCAAAACAAACACCATTTATGAACTCAAGTGAAGATCACGAGTTTCGTAATCGTAGATTATATTGGGAACTTGAAGACAGAAAAGATTCAAAGAAGAATCTTCCGATTGAGCAATATAA ATCACATATACTTAACGCTATAGAGAATAATCAAGTCGTCATAATCAAAGTTGATACTGGCTGTGGTAAAAGTACTCAAATACCACaatttataatggatttataCACAGCAAAACTTGAATCGCACGAATGTAACATACTCATATCGCAACCGCGAAGAGTCTCAGCTGTATCTTTAGCCCAACGTGTTGCTTCTGAGAGGAAAGAACGTCTTGGCTATGTGGTAGGGTACCATATACGATTTGAGTCTGTACTTCCACAATCGAGTGGTTCAATCTTGTTTTGTACAACTGGTATAGCTTTACGAAGATTACAACGTAAtgcaattttagaaaatttatcgCATATAATTATAGATGAAGCTCATGAAAGAACACTAGAAATTGATGTTCTGCTTGGCATAGTGAAACAATTATTGAATGATAAACCATCTCTGAAACTTATAATTATGTCAGCAACTATAAACGTAGACATATTACAGAAATACTTTTCCTGTGATGTAATTGAGATACCTGGACAGGTATATCCAGTAAAAACACATTTTTTAGAGGATATTAAGATCTTTAAACAGCATAATCTCAGAAAAATGTTGAAGGAAAGAGAAACTCCTCTTGACGATACAGCAGAATTAATACGTTGGATTATCGAAAATAAACCACTTGGTGGTATTTTGTGTTTTCTACCAGGTTGGAGTGAAATTCAAATGCTTAGAAAGACATTACAATATCTACAGAATTATAATGTACATATAATTCCAGTTCACTCAAAATTAACGAATCTGGAACAACAGGCAGTTTTTAAAACTCTTCCCCACGGTTCTCAAAAAATCATTTTGGCCACAGATATCGCTGAGAACAGTATTACTATTCCAGATGTTAAGTATGTTGTTGATACTGTCCGtaagagaaatttaatttggGATGAACGTacatctatatataatatatccacTCATTGGGTAACACGTGCAAATATTAATCAAAG AAAAGGAAGAGCTGGTCGCGTTTCATCTGGTGAAAGTTATCACTTGATAACAGAAGATATGTATCATCAACTACCATCATTTCCAGAGCCCGAAATACGCAGACTAtcgttaaatgaattaattgttACTAGTAAAAGATTCAGTAATGAAAATGTATGA
- the LOC143174387 gene encoding ATP-dependent RNA helicase DHX30-like, giving the protein MIEQPKERSVSNAIETLTKLNILDENENLTPLRIRIMYFSMDVRYSKALILSCIFQCLSPILSLITMLSTTTEMNTTSLMSKSVKKDIKHTFHSTSDHIALIRYFRNSVSDQQNSTEFHNNADKNDNSQKLWSMYNINDLISSKVLLSADDCEHLNTNAKHSELLRAILFSASNQLLNVKPFGFKRGTFTKTINTIVSEKNTTVAISPDSVNSKRKNWPSPFLMYFHQIGQDGRKSSISDTSLLSPLSVVLFSQNEITCDWVSEENVVMTMKDFQNVRLYCDKRTAELLLEFRGIFWKVTNYVIQHLTEKNNNDVISVYFYKEKMLRLVIKIINESAKNIDKPVVVKEPQQETTSSDPFM; this is encoded by the exons ATGATTGAACAACCTAAAGAAAGATCAGTATCTAATGCTATCGAAACTTTgacgaaacttaatattctgGACGAGAATGAAAATCTCACACCTTTAAGGATACGAATAATGTATTTCTCAATGGATGTTAGATATAGTAAAGCGTTAATACTTTCTTGTATTTTTCA ATGTTTGAGTCCTATATTGTCATTAATCACAATGCTTTCCACTACAACCGAAATGAATACTACTTCGTTGATGTCAAAGTCGGTcaaaaaggatataaaacataCGTTTCACAGTACAAGTGATCATATCGCTTTGATACGGTATTTTAGGAATTCCGTGTCGGATCAGCAAAACTCAACAGAATTTCATAACAACGCGGATAAGAATGACAATTCTCAGAAATTATGGA GTATGTACAATATAAATGACCTTataagttctaaagttctactTTCTGCGGATGACTGTGaacatttaaatacaaatgCTAAACATTCAGAACTACTTCGAGCTATTTTATTCTCGGCCagcaatcaattattaaatgttaaaccTTTTGGATTTAAACGTGGGACCTTTACAAAAACTATAAACACAATAGTTTCCGA AAAAAATACAACAGTTGCAATATCACCTGATAGTGTaaatagtaaaagaaaaaattggcCAAGtccatttttaatgtattttcacCAAATTGGTCAAGATGGAAGGAAATCTTCGATTTCAGATACAAGTTTACTTTCACCACTGTCGGTGGTGTTATTTAGCCAGAATGAAATCACTTGTGACTgg GTAAGTGAAGAGAATGTTGTTATGACTATGAAGGATTTTCAGAATGTACGCCTGTATTGCGATAAAAG GACAGCAGAATTACTATTAGAATTTCGAGGTATTTTCTGGAAAGTTACAAATTACGTAATTCAGCACTTGACcgaaaagaataataatgatgTAATATCTGTCTATTTCTATAAAGAGAAAATGTTGCgtttagtaataaaaataatcaatgaaTCGGCAAAAAATATAGACAAACCCGTTGTAGTAAAGGAACCACAGCAAGAGACGACGTCATCAGATCCATTTATGTAA
- the LOC143174386 gene encoding ATP-dependent RNA helicase DHX30-like isoform X4 codes for MWLNQTGNVKNLIPKLYTQTEIQSLLDHFKIDLDSKFNNEIKFMLETYYHEIEPIITESPSMGIDEIDLEAKQTPFMNSSEDHEFRNRRLYWELEDRKDSKKNLPIEQYKSHILNAIENNQVVIIKVDTGCGKSTQIPQFIMDLYTAKLESHECNILISQPRRVSAVSLAQRVASERKERLGYVVGYHIRFESVLPQSSGSILFCTTGIALRRLQRNAILENLSHIIIDEAHERTLEIDVLLGIVKQLLNDKPSLKLIIMSATINVDILQKYFSCDVIEIPGQVYPVKTHFLEDIKIFKQHNLRKMLKERETPLDDTAELIRWIIENKPLGGILCFLPGWSEIQMLRKTLQYLQNYNVHIIPVHSKLTNLEQQAVFKTLPHGSQKIILATDIAENSITIPDVKYVVDTVRKRNLIWDERTSIYNISTHWVTRANINQSFRLNV; via the exons ATGTGGCTGAACCAAACtggaaacgttaaaaatttaatacctAAACTTTATACGCAAACAGAAATTCAATCATTATTGGATCATTTTAAAATAGACCTTGATTCAAAGTTtaacaatgaaatcaaatttatGTTGGAGACATATTATCAT gAAATAGAGCCTATTATAACAGAATCGCCTAGTATGGGCATTGATGAAATTGATTTGGAAGCAAAACAAACACCATTTATGAACTCAAGTGAAGATCACGAGTTTCGTAATCGTAGATTATATTGGGAACTTGAAGACAGAAAAGATTCAAAGAAGAATCTTCCGATTGAGCAATATAA ATCACATATACTTAACGCTATAGAGAATAATCAAGTCGTCATAATCAAAGTTGATACTGGCTGTGGTAAAAGTACTCAAATACCACaatttataatggatttataCACAGCAAAACTTGAATCGCACGAATGTAACATACTCATATCGCAACCGCGAAGAGTCTCAGCTGTATCTTTAGCCCAACGTGTTGCTTCTGAGAGGAAAGAACGTCTTGGCTATGTGGTAGGGTACCATATACGATTTGAGTCTGTACTTCCACAATCGAGTGGTTCAATCTTGTTTTGTACAACTGGTATAGCTTTACGAAGATTACAACGTAAtgcaattttagaaaatttatcgCATATAATTATAGATGAAGCTCATGAAAGAACACTAGAAATTGATGTTCTGCTTGGCATAGTGAAACAATTATTGAATGATAAACCATCTCTGAAACTTATAATTATGTCAGCAACTATAAACGTAGACATATTACAGAAATACTTTTCCTGTGATGTAATTGAGATACCTGGACAGGTATATCCAGTAAAAACACATTTTTTAGAGGATATTAAGATCTTTAAACAGCATAATCTCAGAAAAATGTTGAAGGAAAGAGAAACTCCTCTTGACGATACAGCAGAATTAATACGTTGGATTATCGAAAATAAACCACTTGGTGGTATTTTGTGTTTTCTACCAGGTTGGAGTGAAATTCAAATGCTTAGAAAGACATTACAATATCTACAGAATTATAATGTACATATAATTCCAGTTCACTCAAAATTAACGAATCTGGAACAACAGGCAGTTTTTAAAACTCTTCCCCACGGTTCTCAAAAAATCATTTTGGCCACAGATATCGCTGAGAACAGTATTACTATTCCAGATGTTAAGTATGTTGTTGATACTGTCCGtaagagaaatttaatttggGATGAACGTacatctatatataatatatccacTCATTGGGTAACACGTGCAAATATTAATCAAAG TTTTCGTCTTAACGTCTAG
- the LOC143174386 gene encoding ATP-dependent RNA helicase DHX30-like isoform X1, translating into MWLNQTGNVKNLIPKLYTQTEIQSLLDHFKIDLDSKFNNEIKFMLETYYHEIEPIITESPSMGIDEIDLEAKQTPFMNSSEDHEFRNRRLYWELEDRKDSKKNLPIEQYKSHILNAIENNQVVIIKVDTGCGKSTQIPQFIMDLYTAKLESHECNILISQPRRVSAVSLAQRVASERKERLGYVVGYHIRFESVLPQSSGSILFCTTGIALRRLQRNAILENLSHIIIDEAHERTLEIDVLLGIVKQLLNDKPSLKLIIMSATINVDILQKYFSCDVIEIPGQVYPVKTHFLEDIKIFKQHNLRKMLKERETPLDDTAELIRWIIENKPLGGILCFLPGWSEIQMLRKTLQYLQNYNVHIIPVHSKLTNLEQQAVFKTLPHGSQKIILATDIAENSITIPDVKYVVDTVRKRNLIWDERTSIYNISTHWVTRANINQRKGRAGRVSSGESYHLITEDMYHQLPSFPEPEIRRLSLNELIVTSKRFSNENV; encoded by the exons ATGTGGCTGAACCAAACtggaaacgttaaaaatttaatacctAAACTTTATACGCAAACAGAAATTCAATCATTATTGGATCATTTTAAAATAGACCTTGATTCAAAGTTtaacaatgaaatcaaatttatGTTGGAGACATATTATCAT gAAATAGAGCCTATTATAACAGAATCGCCTAGTATGGGCATTGATGAAATTGATTTGGAAGCAAAACAAACACCATTTATGAACTCAAGTGAAGATCACGAGTTTCGTAATCGTAGATTATATTGGGAACTTGAAGACAGAAAAGATTCAAAGAAGAATCTTCCGATTGAGCAATATAA ATCACATATACTTAACGCTATAGAGAATAATCAAGTCGTCATAATCAAAGTTGATACTGGCTGTGGTAAAAGTACTCAAATACCACaatttataatggatttataCACAGCAAAACTTGAATCGCACGAATGTAACATACTCATATCGCAACCGCGAAGAGTCTCAGCTGTATCTTTAGCCCAACGTGTTGCTTCTGAGAGGAAAGAACGTCTTGGCTATGTGGTAGGGTACCATATACGATTTGAGTCTGTACTTCCACAATCGAGTGGTTCAATCTTGTTTTGTACAACTGGTATAGCTTTACGAAGATTACAACGTAAtgcaattttagaaaatttatcgCATATAATTATAGATGAAGCTCATGAAAGAACACTAGAAATTGATGTTCTGCTTGGCATAGTGAAACAATTATTGAATGATAAACCATCTCTGAAACTTATAATTATGTCAGCAACTATAAACGTAGACATATTACAGAAATACTTTTCCTGTGATGTAATTGAGATACCTGGACAGGTATATCCAGTAAAAACACATTTTTTAGAGGATATTAAGATCTTTAAACAGCATAATCTCAGAAAAATGTTGAAGGAAAGAGAAACTCCTCTTGACGATACAGCAGAATTAATACGTTGGATTATCGAAAATAAACCACTTGGTGGTATTTTGTGTTTTCTACCAGGTTGGAGTGAAATTCAAATGCTTAGAAAGACATTACAATATCTACAGAATTATAATGTACATATAATTCCAGTTCACTCAAAATTAACGAATCTGGAACAACAGGCAGTTTTTAAAACTCTTCCCCACGGTTCTCAAAAAATCATTTTGGCCACAGATATCGCTGAGAACAGTATTACTATTCCAGATGTTAAGTATGTTGTTGATACTGTCCGtaagagaaatttaatttggGATGAACGTacatctatatataatatatccacTCATTGGGTAACACGTGCAAATATTAATCAAAG AAAAGGAAGAGCTGGTCGCGTTTCATCTGGTGAAAGTTATCACTTGATAACAGAAGATATGTATCATCAACTACCATCATTTCCAGAGCCCGAAATACGCAGACTAtcgttaaatgaattaattgttACTAGTAAAAGATTCAGTAATGAAAATGTATGA
- the LOC143174386 gene encoding ATP-dependent RNA helicase DHX30-like isoform X3 translates to MWLNQTGNVKNLIPKLYTQTEIQSLLDHFKIDLDSKFNNEIKFMLETYYHEIEPIITESPSMGIDEIDLEAKQTPFMNSSEDHEFRNRRLYWELEDRKDSKKNLPIEQYKSHILNAIENNQVVIIKVDTGCGKSTQIPQFIMDLYTAKLESHECNILISQPRRVSAVSLAQRVASERKERLGYVVGYHIRFESVLPQSSGSILFCTTGIALRRLQRNAILENLSHIIIDEAHERTLEIDVLLGIVKQLLNDKPSLKLIIMSATINVDILQKYFSCDVIEIPGQVYPVKTHFLEDIKIFKQHNLRKMLKERETPLDDTAELIRWIIENKPLGGILCFLPGWSEIQMLRKTLQYLQNYNVHIIPVHSKLTNLEQQAVFKTLPHGSQKIILATDIAENSITIPDVKYVVDTVRKRNLIWDERTSIYNISTHWVTRANINQRARNTQTIVK, encoded by the exons ATGTGGCTGAACCAAACtggaaacgttaaaaatttaatacctAAACTTTATACGCAAACAGAAATTCAATCATTATTGGATCATTTTAAAATAGACCTTGATTCAAAGTTtaacaatgaaatcaaatttatGTTGGAGACATATTATCAT gAAATAGAGCCTATTATAACAGAATCGCCTAGTATGGGCATTGATGAAATTGATTTGGAAGCAAAACAAACACCATTTATGAACTCAAGTGAAGATCACGAGTTTCGTAATCGTAGATTATATTGGGAACTTGAAGACAGAAAAGATTCAAAGAAGAATCTTCCGATTGAGCAATATAA ATCACATATACTTAACGCTATAGAGAATAATCAAGTCGTCATAATCAAAGTTGATACTGGCTGTGGTAAAAGTACTCAAATACCACaatttataatggatttataCACAGCAAAACTTGAATCGCACGAATGTAACATACTCATATCGCAACCGCGAAGAGTCTCAGCTGTATCTTTAGCCCAACGTGTTGCTTCTGAGAGGAAAGAACGTCTTGGCTATGTGGTAGGGTACCATATACGATTTGAGTCTGTACTTCCACAATCGAGTGGTTCAATCTTGTTTTGTACAACTGGTATAGCTTTACGAAGATTACAACGTAAtgcaattttagaaaatttatcgCATATAATTATAGATGAAGCTCATGAAAGAACACTAGAAATTGATGTTCTGCTTGGCATAGTGAAACAATTATTGAATGATAAACCATCTCTGAAACTTATAATTATGTCAGCAACTATAAACGTAGACATATTACAGAAATACTTTTCCTGTGATGTAATTGAGATACCTGGACAGGTATATCCAGTAAAAACACATTTTTTAGAGGATATTAAGATCTTTAAACAGCATAATCTCAGAAAAATGTTGAAGGAAAGAGAAACTCCTCTTGACGATACAGCAGAATTAATACGTTGGATTATCGAAAATAAACCACTTGGTGGTATTTTGTGTTTTCTACCAGGTTGGAGTGAAATTCAAATGCTTAGAAAGACATTACAATATCTACAGAATTATAATGTACATATAATTCCAGTTCACTCAAAATTAACGAATCTGGAACAACAGGCAGTTTTTAAAACTCTTCCCCACGGTTCTCAAAAAATCATTTTGGCCACAGATATCGCTGAGAACAGTATTACTATTCCAGATGTTAAGTATGTTGTTGATACTGTCCGtaagagaaatttaatttggGATGAACGTacatctatatataatatatccacTCATTGGGTAACACGTGCAAATATTAATCAAAG AGCCCGAAATACGCAGACTAtcgttaaatga